The Lewinellaceae bacterium genome has a segment encoding these proteins:
- a CDS encoding HYR domain-containing protein, translated as MATKLLKSVFPWQTIIAFAFFSHFSGIPAYGHSATFAPETFTLDITIISFTNVSCFLGSDGSASAGASGGSGNYAYVWTNGQTTATATGLSAGTASVTVTDLADGATASTSIIINAPPELNATAIINAHVTCFSPVGSASAIVTGGTPNYQYHWQNGETTQTAVNLSAGNQSLTVTDANGCIFIEQFTILADTAAPIADAGIDVSKDCNNPGPQFTLNGSGSSQGANYSFLWFTANGNIVSGITSLNPVVDELGTYTLLVTNNANGCSATDAVVVYENFEAPVADAGSSVAICEGECYLLTASATQGSLPYTYVWADGVGTGSSIEVCPTNTTAYTVTVTGSNGCSSADQMTISVFSNPSLDVFSIDCSSDVLTYTVHITTNANQVTATEGEITNLGNGFFRISEIPIDTASVTITATNTVTSCASQIFITPPGCGCPDIEAPSSGGDRLICEGDMIPFLTVTPPTGMVIDWYDAPSGGNLLLSDSSQFMPAEEGSYYAASRNPSSGCVSDMRTLVALTISEIPDVSILLDGQFCEGSCGILTAVGDGLTQYAWSSGQTSASIFVCQPETYSVTVANFNGCTNHAEITITPFPAPIADAGPEVTFNCVFTETTIGGTGSSIGTGISYSWSNGATTPTQVVNEPGTYFLTVTNTETHCFATDVVLVTQDTLAPVAQGGEDIFLPCTTGQTILNGSATPAFSTLSWTLSDTTFFTGTIFVQDTGTYILIAENQENGCIGTDTVVVFPSSIPDISILSISDVLCNGGADGTVTFEIEGGNDPFEYTGLNLQNTGLPAGSYSFTVLDAAGCEASTSVIISEPPPMSIATSSTSETGNDFNDGTASAAAFGGTPGYSYLWSTGGTTPTINNLAPGDYSVTASDANGCTIVSSVTVSSFDCGTLEPAVNGITSICPGSSSGSLEITTIVGGAAPFSFDWSTGSTDNHIEQLSGGTYGCTLTDAEGCEQILSFDIVEEDTEAPVLVTQNITIFLDESGTASFLPSDINGGSTDNCGIDSFYVNINHFECEDIGDNLIQAVVFDTGNLSDTATVVVTVEDTIPPVFVLCPGDIVTENCSEVEYALPSATDNCSTVDVELMEGELSGSTFPVGTTEVLYMASDVSGNLASCSFNVTVAPTLSASVALSPASCEGLPITATLIPEGGAPPYSYFWNTGATIDHLTFYVSASVSWTVTDSVGCSYSEDLSVDFPAMLGLDIVTTPEIDMNNNGWADATISGGTPPYEYVWSIQGGPIISIAEDLENVVANTYCLLVTDANGCEITDCAVVDQVTATNDTELRNRITILPNPVSEWLYINFNLDENTPGQLILFSMNGHKILRQEKSMANNQVMLNMKGFPEGIYWLKIIIDKKVFWKKIMVIK; from the coding sequence ATGGCAACAAAATTACTCAAATCTGTTTTCCCATGGCAAACAATAATTGCGTTTGCGTTTTTTTCCCATTTTTCGGGCATCCCGGCTTACGGCCATTCAGCGACCTTTGCACCGGAGACTTTTACCCTTGATATTACCATTATTTCATTCACCAATGTAAGTTGTTTCCTCGGATCTGACGGAAGCGCTTCAGCGGGTGCTTCGGGAGGCAGCGGTAATTATGCCTATGTATGGACCAATGGACAGACGACGGCTACGGCTACCGGGTTATCAGCAGGAACGGCATCCGTTACGGTAACGGATCTCGCTGATGGAGCCACCGCTTCGACAAGTATTATTATCAATGCACCTCCTGAGCTCAATGCTACGGCCATAATAAATGCCCACGTGACTTGTTTCAGCCCTGTGGGTTCAGCTTCAGCCATCGTCACGGGAGGCACACCAAATTATCAATACCATTGGCAAAACGGAGAGACGACCCAAACGGCCGTTAACCTCAGCGCCGGAAATCAATCCCTGACGGTAACCGATGCCAATGGTTGTATCTTTATCGAGCAGTTTACCATCCTGGCCGACACCGCCGCCCCTATCGCCGATGCGGGCATTGATGTTTCCAAGGATTGCAATAACCCGGGGCCTCAATTTACCCTAAACGGTTCGGGATCCTCCCAGGGAGCTAATTATTCATTTTTGTGGTTCACCGCCAATGGAAATATCGTTTCAGGCATTACTTCCTTAAATCCGGTGGTGGATGAATTGGGTACCTACACCTTGCTGGTCACCAACAATGCTAATGGCTGCAGCGCTACCGATGCAGTAGTAGTCTATGAAAATTTCGAAGCTCCTGTAGCCGATGCCGGCAGTTCGGTGGCGATCTGCGAAGGAGAATGTTACCTTCTCACAGCCTCAGCTACCCAGGGTAGTTTGCCTTATACTTACGTTTGGGCAGACGGAGTCGGCACAGGTTCATCCATCGAGGTATGTCCAACCAATACAACTGCCTATACCGTGACCGTGACGGGATCCAACGGGTGCAGTTCGGCCGATCAAATGACGATAAGCGTTTTTTCCAACCCTTCCCTGGATGTCTTTTCTATTGATTGTAGTTCAGATGTACTCACTTATACGGTCCACATCACGACTAATGCCAACCAGGTAACCGCCACAGAAGGGGAGATTACCAACCTCGGCAATGGATTTTTCAGGATAAGCGAGATCCCCATAGATACTGCATCAGTTACCATCACGGCCACCAATACGGTAACTTCCTGTGCTTCGCAAATCTTTATTACGCCTCCCGGCTGTGGTTGCCCGGATATTGAAGCCCCGTCAAGCGGTGGAGATCGTCTTATTTGCGAAGGGGATATGATTCCTTTTTTAACCGTAACCCCTCCTACCGGAATGGTCATTGACTGGTATGATGCCCCTTCTGGGGGAAACCTGCTTTTGAGCGACTCCAGTCAATTCATGCCTGCCGAGGAGGGTTCTTATTATGCAGCATCCCGCAATCCGTCGTCCGGTTGCGTAAGTGATATGCGAACTCTTGTAGCATTAACGATCAGTGAAATTCCCGACGTTTCCATTTTGCTGGACGGCCAGTTTTGCGAAGGATCCTGTGGCATTTTAACTGCCGTTGGAGACGGTCTTACACAATATGCCTGGAGTTCAGGGCAAACTTCAGCGAGCATCTTCGTTTGTCAACCGGAAACCTATAGTGTAACGGTAGCGAATTTTAACGGTTGTACCAACCATGCCGAAATTACCATTACGCCATTCCCTGCTCCCATTGCGGATGCGGGACCGGAGGTAACCTTTAATTGTGTTTTTACTGAAACCACCATCGGAGGCACAGGTTCTTCCATTGGAACCGGGATTTCTTATTCATGGTCCAATGGAGCCACCACTCCCACCCAGGTGGTAAACGAGCCAGGAACCTATTTTCTCACTGTCACCAATACAGAAACCCATTGCTTCGCAACGGATGTGGTATTGGTAACCCAGGACACCCTGGCGCCGGTAGCACAAGGCGGAGAGGATATTTTTCTTCCCTGCACTACCGGACAAACCATATTGAACGGATCCGCGACGCCAGCCTTCAGTACCTTATCCTGGACTTTATCGGACACAACCTTTTTCACCGGCACCATCTTTGTACAAGATACCGGAACATATATTCTCATAGCTGAAAACCAGGAAAACGGATGCATCGGCACAGATACCGTTGTCGTTTTTCCGTCCTCCATACCGGACATTTCGATTTTATCCATTAGCGATGTGCTCTGCAATGGAGGAGCCGACGGAACGGTCACTTTTGAGATTGAGGGAGGAAACGATCCCTTTGAATATACAGGATTAAATCTTCAAAATACGGGACTACCCGCCGGATCCTACAGTTTTACCGTGTTGGATGCCGCAGGATGTGAGGCCAGTACCTCGGTTATCATTTCAGAACCGCCTCCAATGAGCATTGCCACCTCGTCAACTTCCGAAACGGGCAATGACTTCAATGACGGAACAGCTTCTGCTGCTGCATTTGGCGGAACCCCGGGTTATAGTTATTTATGGAGTACAGGAGGCACGACGCCCACAATCAACAACCTGGCGCCGGGCGATTATTCAGTAACCGCCTCCGATGCCAATGGATGCACCATTGTTTCCTCTGTTACAGTAAGCAGCTTTGATTGCGGAACACTGGAACCGGCGGTAAATGGCATCACGTCCATCTGTCCTGGAAGCTCAAGTGGAAGCCTGGAAATAACCACCATTGTCGGGGGGGCTGCCCCTTTTTCGTTTGATTGGTCGACCGGCAGCACCGATAATCATATTGAACAATTGTCAGGAGGAACTTATGGATGTACCCTCACCGATGCAGAGGGTTGCGAACAGATACTTTCATTTGACATCGTTGAAGAAGATACGGAAGCTCCGGTATTGGTGACCCAGAATATTACGATTTTCCTCGATGAATCCGGCACCGCTTCTTTTTTACCTTCCGACATCAACGGCGGGAGCACGGATAACTGTGGCATCGATTCGTTTTATGTAAATATCAACCATTTTGAATGTGAAGATATTGGAGACAATCTTATCCAGGCAGTTGTATTCGACACCGGTAATCTGAGCGACACCGCAACGGTCGTTGTTACCGTAGAGGATACGATACCTCCTGTATTTGTGCTGTGTCCGGGAGATATCGTTACCGAAAATTGCAGTGAAGTTGAATATGCGCTTCCTTCAGCAACGGACAATTGCAGTACCGTGGATGTTGAATTAATGGAAGGAGAGTTGTCCGGTAGCACTTTCCCGGTGGGGACCACCGAAGTCCTTTATATGGCCTCCGACGTTTCCGGAAACCTGGCTTCCTGCAGTTTTAATGTGACCGTTGCGCCAACCTTGAGTGCTTCAGTGGCGCTAAGCCCGGCGAGTTGCGAAGGATTACCGATTACAGCAACCCTAATCCCCGAAGGAGGCGCCCCACCCTATTCCTATTTTTGGAACACTGGAGCCACGATTGATCATCTAACCTTTTACGTTTCGGCCAGTGTTTCTTGGACCGTAACAGACAGCGTCGGTTGTTCTTATTCAGAAGATCTGTCGGTCGATTTTCCGGCAATGTTGGGGTTGGATATTGTTACTACCCCTGAAATTGACATGAACAATAACGGTTGGGCCGATGCCACAATCAGTGGAGGCACCCCGCCTTATGAGTATGTTTGGTCCATACAGGGCGGACCGATCATCAGCATTGCAGAGGATCTGGAAAACGTTGTGGCCAATACCTACTGTCTCCTGGTTACGGATGCCAATGGCTGTGAAATAACTGACTGTGCGGTAGTCGATCAGGTGACGGCGACAAATGATACGGAATTGAGAAACAGGATTACCATTTTACCCAATCCGGTGTCTGAATGGCTGTATATCAACTTTAATCTTGACGAAAACACACCCGGCCAGCTCATACTTTTTAGTATGAACGGACATAAAATACTCAGGCAAGAAAAAAGCATGGCAAATAACCAGGTCATGCTAAATATGAAAGGCTTTCCTGAAGGCATTTATTGGTTAAAAATAATAATTGATAAAAAGGTTTTCTGGAAAAAAATAATGGTGATCAAATGA
- a CDS encoding TolC family protein, translated as MNNITCIFCSILFLCFASVPISAQTNIDYYLEQAITRNASLQEYNYQQKISGLEIQKIKTQFQKPQWSVTGDLLLAPYFFNNGQVLAVTAAPEAKAFGYDAGVTNGGLYSGMVNVTYPLATKKLSRPLVSEQELIQKGVKQQYQMLEIDLKRKITEDYLNAYLLQHQMDYVLQVKGLLDNQKEFVRKLTDRGLLRVTDLELLTLEIKNQDYLMNMLKIQYRQAIQLLNTDAGIVDTSLVRLDSAALTITDSDQNSLFLGQYHLDSLAAENDQALFESRYLPQVNIFANGGINAIDLNHVYRKVGVSAGIHASWLFRDGGQRTINAQQNEIRQFNAKNQAQFIYQQIQNNRQNYALLLEETRKNINLINQQLEVYQKLFTTYRQEMALGQLSVMDYLNILRTYSDLQQQKAQVDIQLLLIINEINYWNN; from the coding sequence ATGAATAATATTACCTGCATTTTCTGTTCTATTTTGTTTTTATGTTTTGCCAGTGTTCCCATTTCGGCTCAGACAAATATTGATTACTACCTCGAACAGGCCATTACCCGCAATGCTTCCCTTCAGGAATATAATTATCAGCAAAAAATATCCGGATTGGAAATCCAAAAGATAAAAACCCAATTTCAAAAACCACAGTGGTCGGTCACCGGAGATTTGTTGCTGGCCCCGTATTTTTTTAATAACGGGCAGGTATTGGCGGTTACCGCCGCTCCTGAAGCAAAGGCTTTCGGTTATGATGCAGGGGTCACCAATGGAGGACTATATTCAGGAATGGTAAATGTCACCTACCCGTTGGCGACGAAAAAACTAAGCCGACCATTGGTATCCGAGCAAGAATTGATACAAAAAGGGGTGAAGCAACAGTATCAAATGCTGGAAATTGATCTTAAACGCAAAATCACAGAAGATTACCTCAATGCATACCTGCTTCAGCATCAAATGGATTATGTGCTGCAAGTCAAAGGGCTCCTCGACAACCAAAAAGAGTTCGTCCGAAAATTGACAGACAGGGGATTATTAAGGGTAACAGACCTGGAATTACTTACGCTTGAAATCAAAAACCAGGATTACCTGATGAATATGCTTAAAATTCAATACCGTCAGGCGATACAGCTACTCAATACGGACGCAGGTATTGTCGACACCAGTCTGGTGCGTTTGGATTCAGCAGCATTGACGATAACCGATAGTGACCAAAATTCTTTATTTCTGGGACAATACCACCTGGATTCCCTTGCCGCTGAGAATGACCAGGCTCTTTTTGAAAGTCGTTACCTTCCCCAGGTCAATATTTTTGCCAACGGGGGAATCAATGCCATCGACCTTAACCATGTCTACCGGAAAGTCGGAGTGAGTGCAGGAATTCATGCGTCCTGGTTATTCCGGGACGGCGGACAAAGGACAATTAACGCACAACAAAACGAGATCAGGCAATTCAATGCTAAAAACCAGGCACAATTCATCTATCAGCAAATCCAGAATAACCGTCAGAACTACGCCTTGCTTTTAGAAGAGACCCGAAAGAATATTAACCTGATCAACCAACAATTGGAGGTTTATCAAAAGTTATTCACCACTTACCGCCAGGAGATGGCCCTTGGTCAATTATCTGTAATGGATTATTTGAACATTTTGAGAACGTATAGTGACCTTCAGCAGCAAAAAGCTCAGGTGGACATACAATTATTATTGATCATCAACGAGATCAATTACTGGAATAACTAA